From one Mustela nigripes isolate SB6536 chromosome 16, MUSNIG.SB6536, whole genome shotgun sequence genomic stretch:
- the LOC132004509 gene encoding C-C motif chemokine 15-like yields MKVFVGVLPFLILATALGSQVQVPRESVLAKLWQEPSKNIHINGLHRPADCCSSYAQRIRCANMKDYFKTSSSCSRPGVIFLTKKERRICADPHVSEVQNCMRSLNNLMMLTGERGGFLEKKW; encoded by the exons ATGAAGGTCTTCGTGGGTGTTCTCCCCTTCCTCATTCTTGCTACTGCCCTTGGATCCCAGGTCCAGGTCCCTCGTG AATCCGTGCTGGCGAAACTCTGGCAAGAACCCtcaaaaaatatacacattaacG GTTTACACCGTCCTGCTGACTGCTGCTCCAGCTACGCACAACGAATTCGATGTGCAAAcatgaaagattattttaaaacaagcagTTCTTGCTCCCGGCCAGGTGTCAT CTTCCTCACCAAGAAGGAGCGGCGTATCTGTGCTGACCCCCATGTCTCGGAAGTTCAGAACTGCATGAGGTCCCTGAATAACCTAATGATGCTGACGGGAGAAAGAGGAGGCTTTCTTGAGAAGAAATGGTAG